A genomic window from bacterium includes:
- a CDS encoding phosphoenolpyruvate carboxykinase (GTP): MEIKNKKLIEWVSEIETMCKPDKVYWCNGSEQEYQTMTKLAVDSGSAVKLNEAKRPNSFLFSSDPSDVARVEDRTYIACKDKESAGPTNNWIDPDALKETMRGLYAGCMQGRTLYVIPFSMGPIGSPISKIGIEITDSPYVVANMHIMTRVGEKVIETLGENGEFIPCLHSVGAPLAPGQKDAAWPCAPIEKKYISHFTDENLIWSYGSGYGGNALLGKKCLALRIASTMAKREGWMAEHMLILRLTNPEGRQFHIAAAFPSACGKTNLAMMQPAIPGWKCETIGDDIAWMKIGDDGRLYAINPEAGFFGVAPGTSYESNPQAMDTLKANCIYTNCVLSDDKDVWWEEMGIEIKHGIDWKGREWTPKSGEKGAHPNARFTAPARQCPAICEDWENPAGVPIDIFVFGGRRTQVVPLVTEAFNWDHGVYMGATAASEPTAAALDVKAKLRRDPFAMLPFCGYNMGDYFQHWFDMGGKLGKHQPKIYYVNWFRKSADGKWLWPGFGENSRVLKWMCERLEGKAGGKETAIGVVPEAKDLDLSKLDTQEQDMQELLKVDHAAWSAEMPDVEEFLNKFGTHLPENMKTQFAKVKERLSK; encoded by the coding sequence ATGGAAATAAAGAACAAAAAGCTAATTGAGTGGGTCTCGGAGATCGAGACAATGTGTAAACCGGATAAAGTCTATTGGTGTAATGGCTCGGAGCAAGAGTACCAGACTATGACGAAATTAGCTGTGGATTCCGGTTCGGCTGTTAAACTTAATGAAGCTAAGCGGCCTAATTCCTTCCTGTTTAGTTCGGACCCGAGCGATGTTGCGAGGGTTGAAGACAGGACTTATATTGCCTGCAAAGATAAAGAATCGGCCGGTCCAACGAATAATTGGATCGATCCGGATGCTTTGAAGGAAACCATGCGCGGGCTGTATGCCGGCTGTATGCAGGGGCGGACCCTGTATGTTATTCCGTTTAGCATGGGACCGATCGGCTCTCCCATATCGAAAATAGGGATTGAGATCACAGACAGTCCTTATGTTGTCGCCAATATGCATATCATGACCCGGGTGGGTGAAAAAGTTATTGAGACTTTGGGTGAAAACGGCGAGTTTATTCCGTGTCTGCATTCTGTGGGCGCACCGCTGGCACCCGGACAAAAAGATGCGGCCTGGCCTTGCGCGCCGATTGAAAAAAAATACATTTCACATTTTACAGATGAAAATTTGATCTGGTCTTATGGCTCCGGGTATGGCGGCAATGCTTTGCTGGGGAAAAAATGCCTGGCTTTGCGCATTGCCTCGACCATGGCCAAACGGGAAGGCTGGATGGCCGAGCACATGTTGATTCTCCGCCTGACCAACCCGGAAGGCAGGCAGTTCCATATCGCGGCTGCTTTTCCATCAGCTTGCGGCAAGACCAATTTGGCCATGATGCAGCCTGCCATCCCAGGTTGGAAATGCGAAACCATTGGTGATGATATCGCCTGGATGAAAATCGGCGATGACGGACGTCTCTACGCCATCAACCCGGAAGCCGGTTTTTTTGGTGTGGCACCCGGAACCAGCTATGAATCCAATCCCCAGGCAATGGATACCTTGAAGGCAAATTGTATTTATACTAATTGTGTGCTTTCTGATGATAAAGATGTCTGGTGGGAAGAGATGGGAATTGAAATCAAACACGGCATTGATTGGAAAGGCCGCGAGTGGACGCCAAAGTCCGGTGAGAAAGGCGCCCATCCCAATGCGCGTTTCACCGCACCGGCCAGACAATGTCCGGCAATTTGTGAGGATTGGGAAAATCCGGCCGGTGTACCGATTGATATTTTTGTTTTTGGCGGCCGCCGTACGCAAGTTGTCCCGCTGGTTACGGAAGCTTTTAATTGGGACCATGGTGTTTATATGGGTGCAACCGCAGCGTCTGAACCGACTGCGGCCGCCTTGGATGTAAAAGCCAAGCTGCGGCGTGATCCTTTTGCCATGCTCCCGTTTTGTGGATACAATATGGGCGACTATTTCCAGCATTGGTTTGATATGGGCGGCAAGTTGGGGAAACACCAACCCAAAATTTATTATGTCAACTGGTTTCGTAAATCAGCGGATGGTAAATGGCTCTGGCCCGGTTTTGGCGAAAACAGCCGTGTGCTTAAATGGATGTGTGAACGTCTGGAAGGCAAGGCCGGGGGCAAAGAGACTGCCATCGGGGTGGTGCCGGAAGCCAAAGATCTGGATCTTTCGAAACTGGACACCCAGGAACAGGATATGCAGGAACTGCTCAAGGTTGATCACGCTGCATGGAGCGCAGAGATGCCGGATGTTGAAGAATTTCTCAATAAATTCGGGACCCATCTGCCTGAAAATATGAAAACGCAATTTGCGAAAGTAAAAGAGCGTTTGTCGAAATAA
- the gltA gene encoding NADPH-dependent glutamate synthase, with amino-acid sequence MPLNLNRASMPEQDPKERRKNFTEVNLGLSPEAAKEEATRCLFCKRPTCVDGCPVHIDIPGFLESIKSNDPREAVRRIRMNNTLPAICGRVCPQETQCEQACVLYKKGAPIAIGALERYVGDYAIQECLKSDSVIKEKNAKIAVIGSGPSGLTCAGELRKFGYQVTVFEALHELGGVLAYGIPEFRLPKETIVKPEIENLEAMGVIFKTNALIGKMATLEELLHQQDFAAVYIATGSGYPQFMNIPGEDLSYVYSANEFLTRINLMRAYQPSAATPIRVGKRVAVIGGGNTAMDAARSALRMNGVEKVYLIYRRSEKELPARVEEVKHAKEEGIDLRLLTTPIAYLGDEAGALRAARCLRMALGEPDASGRCRPVPIEGSEYEIEIDSAVIAIGTQANPIIAQSTPGLKTNKWGYITADENGQTSMENVYAGGDIVSGAATVILAMGAGRKAALTIHENLTKSK; translated from the coding sequence ATGCCTTTAAACCTCAATCGTGCGTCCATGCCTGAACAGGACCCTAAAGAACGCCGGAAAAATTTCACAGAAGTGAATCTCGGGCTCTCACCGGAAGCTGCCAAGGAAGAAGCAACGCGCTGTTTGTTTTGCAAGCGTCCCACCTGTGTGGACGGCTGCCCGGTGCATATTGATATTCCGGGATTTTTGGAATCCATTAAATCCAACGATCCGCGCGAGGCTGTACGCCGTATCCGCATGAACAATACCTTGCCCGCTATTTGCGGGCGCGTCTGCCCGCAGGAAACCCAGTGCGAACAGGCTTGTGTGCTGTACAAAAAAGGAGCACCGATCGCAATCGGCGCTTTAGAACGTTATGTCGGTGATTATGCCATTCAGGAGTGCCTGAAGAGCGACAGTGTCATCAAAGAAAAAAATGCTAAAATCGCGGTCATTGGCAGCGGCCCTTCCGGTCTTACCTGTGCCGGAGAATTACGCAAATTCGGCTATCAGGTTACGGTTTTTGAGGCCTTGCATGAACTGGGCGGTGTGTTGGCTTACGGAATTCCTGAATTTCGTCTTCCCAAAGAAACAATTGTTAAACCCGAGATTGAGAATCTGGAAGCCATGGGGGTCATTTTCAAGACCAATGCTTTGATAGGCAAAATGGCGACCCTGGAAGAACTCCTGCATCAACAGGATTTTGCTGCAGTGTATATTGCAACCGGATCAGGGTATCCTCAGTTTATGAACATTCCGGGTGAAGATCTTAGTTATGTTTATTCCGCCAATGAATTCTTAACCCGCATCAACCTGATGCGGGCTTATCAGCCGAGCGCCGCCACCCCGATTCGGGTTGGCAAGCGCGTCGCAGTGATTGGCGGCGGCAATACTGCCATGGATGCGGCACGTTCCGCGCTGCGCATGAATGGTGTTGAAAAGGTTTATCTGATTTACCGCCGCTCGGAAAAAGAACTGCCGGCCCGGGTTGAAGAAGTCAAGCATGCCAAAGAAGAGGGTATCGACCTGCGGCTGCTGACCACGCCAATTGCTTATTTGGGTGATGAAGCGGGCGCGCTGCGCGCGGCACGTTGTTTACGTATGGCGCTGGGTGAACCGGATGCTTCCGGACGTTGCCGTCCAGTTCCGATTGAGGGTAGTGAGTATGAGATTGAAATTGATTCGGCAGTTATCGCGATTGGTACTCAGGCCAATCCGATCATTGCGCAATCAACTCCCGGTTTGAAGACCAATAAATGGGGATACATTACGGCGGATGAAAACGGTCAAACCTCCATGGAAAACGTCTATGCAGGCGGCGATATTGTCAGCGGCGCGGCCACCGTTATTCTCGCCATGGGTGCAGGCAGAAAAGCTGCGCTTACCATCCACGAAAATCTTACGAAATCCAAATAA
- a CDS encoding T9SS type A sorting domain-containing protein → MKTKTFFLSMILMVGLVLAGLTTKSYAASANDEFNPDANNTVYTLTVQADGKILVGGWFTSISGTPRNRIARLNTDGTLDIAFNPDANDGVHSLAVQADGKILIAGDFTTISGVTRNHIARLNTDGSLDVAFNPNANYVIRTLAVLADGKILVGGDFTTIAGSSRNRIARLNTDGAVDVTFDLNVNNAIRVLAVQADGKILIGGSFTTIAGVTRNHIARLNSDGTLDTAFDPNAGGSVYTLALQVDGKMLVAGDFTTIGGVTRNRIARLNTDGTLDVAFDPNAGGSVYPLALQADGKILMGGDFTTIGGVTRNHIARLNTDGTLDVTFAPTADGNVYALAVQTDGQILVGGDFITIAGSSRNRIARLNTDGTADATFNSVPDDMVQTMAVQVDGKILIGGMFTYVAGVSRNHIARLNSDGTLDITFDPNADNIVQTLAVQADEKIFVAGGFATISGTARNSIARLNSDGTLDTAFDPNANSIVYTLAVQADGKILLGGFFTTISSTARNYIARLNTDGTLDIAFNPDVNNGLRTLAVQADGKILIGGDFTSISGTLRNHIARLNTDGTLDITFNPNAGATVQTLAVQADGKILVAGNFTSISGTLRNYIAQLNSDGTLDTSFNPNASHYVNTLTVQADGKILLGGWFTTIAGETRNYIARLNSDGTLDTAFNPDASDIVYTLTVQADGKILAGGYFTTIAGEARNYIARLSADEAALQNLAVSADGTTITWMRGQSSPEVYNVTFEYSSEGTSWTSLSTGTRISGGWQLSGQALSYNEIGYIRAQGQSSGGYCNGSTGIIESVKQYYNYLAPAPTPTVTSTPAVILDNPLLNVDLKGKITLAYPNPAKNEMRFLFRLDQAAKVDLQIYNMSGEQIAQLTQSLPAGQGQTIVWDCSSVAPGIYLVRIIMDGEEKRLIKVAIVK, encoded by the coding sequence ATGAAAACAAAAACATTTTTTCTGAGTATGATATTAATGGTTGGTCTGGTCCTGGCCGGGCTGACAACAAAGAGCTATGCCGCATCAGCCAATGATGAATTCAATCCCGATGCCAACAATACTGTTTATACCTTGACTGTGCAGGCTGATGGGAAAATACTCGTAGGCGGTTGGTTTACCAGCATCTCAGGCACACCCAGGAACCGCATCGCCCGCTTAAATACGGACGGCACTTTGGATATTGCTTTCAATCCTGATGCCAATGACGGTGTCCATTCTCTGGCCGTACAGGCTGATGGAAAAATACTTATAGCCGGTGATTTTACCACGATAAGCGGTGTGACCCGGAATCACATCGCCCGCTTGAATACAGACGGCTCTTTGGATGTCGCATTCAATCCCAATGCAAACTACGTTATTCGCACTCTGGCTGTGCTGGCTGACGGGAAAATACTTGTAGGTGGTGATTTTACCACCATCGCAGGTAGTTCCAGAAACCGCATCGCCCGGCTGAACACGGACGGCGCTGTGGATGTTACCTTTGATCTCAATGTAAATAACGCTATTCGTGTGCTGGCTGTGCAAGCTGACGGAAAAATACTCATAGGCGGTAGTTTTACCACCATCGCGGGTGTGACCCGAAACCACATTGCCCGGCTCAATTCTGACGGCACTTTGGATACTGCTTTTGATCCCAATGCAGGCGGCAGTGTCTATACCCTGGCTCTGCAGGTTGACGGAAAAATGCTCGTAGCCGGTGATTTTACCACTATAGGCGGTGTGACCCGGAACCGTATCGCCCGCTTGAATACAGACGGCACTTTGGATGTTGCCTTTGATCCCAATGCAGGCGGCAGTGTCTATCCTCTGGCTTTGCAGGCTGACGGAAAAATACTTATGGGCGGTGATTTTACCACCATAGGCGGTGTGACCCGAAACCACATTGCCCGGCTCAATACAGACGGTACTTTGGATGTGACCTTTGCTCCTACTGCAGATGGTAATGTCTATGCCTTAGCCGTGCAGACAGATGGACAAATACTCGTGGGCGGTGATTTTATCACCATCGCAGGCAGTTCCAGAAACCGCATCGCCCGCTTAAATACAGACGGCACAGCGGATGCCACCTTCAATTCTGTTCCCGACGACATGGTCCAAACCATGGCTGTGCAGGTTGATGGAAAAATACTTATAGGCGGTATGTTTACTTATGTCGCAGGTGTGTCCAGGAACCACATCGCCCGGCTCAATTCGGACGGCACATTGGATATCACCTTTGATCCTAATGCGGACAACATTGTCCAGACTTTGGCTGTGCAGGCTGACGAAAAAATATTCGTAGCTGGTGGTTTTGCCACCATCTCAGGCACTGCCAGAAACAGCATCGCCCGGCTCAATTCCGACGGCACTTTAGATACTGCCTTTGATCCCAATGCAAACAGCATAGTCTATACCTTGGCTGTGCAGGCGGACGGCAAAATACTCCTGGGAGGTTTTTTTACTACTATATCAAGCACAGCCCGGAATTACATCGCCCGGTTGAATACGGACGGTACATTGGATATTGCTTTCAATCCTGATGTCAACAATGGTCTCCGTACTCTGGCTGTGCAGGCGGATGGAAAAATACTTATAGGCGGTGATTTTACCAGTATCTCAGGCACACTTAGGAACCACATCGCCCGATTAAATACAGACGGTACTTTGGATATTACCTTCAATCCCAATGCAGGCGCCACTGTCCAAACCCTGGCTGTGCAGGCGGACGGCAAAATACTTGTAGCCGGTAATTTTACCAGTATCTCAGGCACACTCAGGAACTACATCGCCCAATTAAACTCTGATGGCACTTTGGATACCAGCTTCAATCCTAATGCAAGCCACTATGTCAATACCCTGACTGTGCAGGCAGACGGAAAAATACTCCTGGGTGGTTGGTTTACTACCATCGCCGGTGAGACCAGAAACTACATCGCACGGCTCAATTCCGACGGCACTTTAGATACTGCCTTTAATCCTGATGCAAGCGACATTGTCTATACCCTGACTGTGCAGGCTGATGGTAAAATACTCGCAGGCGGTTATTTTACCACTATTGCAGGCGAGGCCAGAAACTACATCGCCCGGCTGAGCGCGGATGAGGCTGCGCTGCAAAACCTCGCTGTATCCGCTGACGGCACAACCATAACCTGGATGCGGGGCCAGTCATCTCCGGAAGTCTACAATGTCACCTTTGAATACTCTTCAGAGGGAACGAGCTGGACTTCTTTGAGCACAGGAACGCGCATTAGCGGAGGTTGGCAGCTATCCGGACAAGCATTGTCTTATAATGAAATCGGATACATTAGAGCACAAGGTCAAAGCTCGGGAGGATATTGCAATGGTTCCACCGGGATTATCGAATCTGTGAAGCAGTATTACAATTATCTCGCTCCCGCACCTACACCTACTGTGACATCAACCCCTGCTGTGATATTAGACAATCCGTTGCTGAATGTGGATTTAAAAGGAAAAATTACTCTAGCCTATCCCAATCCTGCTAAAAATGAAATGCGGTTCTTGTTCCGCTTAGATCAAGCCGCTAAGGTGGATTTACAGATTTACAATATGTCCGGCGAACAAATTGCCCAGCTTACGCAATCCCTGCCAGCCGGTCAGGGACAAACCATTGTGTGGGATTGTTCATCTGTCGCGCCAGGCATCTATCTTGTGCGGATTATTATGGATGGCGAAGAAAAAAGATTAATCAAGGTGGCAATTGTGAAGTAA
- a CDS encoding sulfide/dihydroorotate dehydrogenase-like FAD/NAD-binding protein: protein MFTITAKKQIAPQVWQYSVHAPEIASKRKAGNFVILRPTAESERIPLTIVDSDPLAGTIDIIFQVVGATTFDLAKLESNQSILDMTGPLGQATHIEKYGTCVMIGGGVGIAPLLPIAKAFQAAGNTLVGILGSRSKDYLILEEELRTVSQQLIITTDDGSQGEKALVTGPLKRLLDKGDVDFVLAVGPVVMMKAVAEITRPYQVKTMVSLNPIMIDGTGMCGVCRCQVDGKTRFACVDGPEFDGHTVDFDGLSRRLRMYQQEEKEKMEAKKA from the coding sequence ATGTTTACCATCACTGCAAAAAAACAAATTGCCCCTCAGGTTTGGCAATATTCTGTTCATGCGCCCGAGATTGCCAGCAAACGCAAAGCGGGTAATTTTGTGATTCTTCGTCCAACCGCAGAGAGTGAACGCATCCCATTGACCATTGTTGATTCCGACCCACTCGCAGGAACAATTGACATTATTTTTCAGGTCGTAGGTGCTACTACATTTGATCTGGCAAAACTGGAAAGCAATCAATCAATTCTTGATATGACCGGTCCGCTGGGACAGGCAACCCATATTGAAAAATACGGAACCTGCGTCATGATTGGCGGGGGTGTTGGTATTGCACCGCTGCTGCCCATTGCCAAGGCTTTCCAGGCTGCGGGGAATACATTGGTAGGCATTCTAGGTTCCCGCTCAAAGGACTATCTGATTTTGGAAGAAGAATTACGAACAGTGAGTCAGCAACTGATTATTACAACTGATGATGGTTCCCAAGGCGAGAAAGCACTGGTGACCGGCCCATTGAAACGCCTGCTTGACAAGGGAGATGTGGATTTTGTTTTGGCAGTCGGCCCGGTCGTGATGATGAAGGCTGTTGCTGAAATAACACGCCCTTACCAAGTAAAAACCATGGTGAGTCTTAATCCGATTATGATAGACGGAACCGGTATGTGTGGTGTCTGCCGCTGTCAGGTTGACGGAAAAACACGTTTTGCCTGCGTTGACGGCCCGGAATTTGACGGCCATACGGTTGATTTTGATGGTTTGAGCCGCCGGTTGAGAATGTACCAACAGGAAGAAAAGGAAAAAATGGAGGCGAAAAAAGCCTGA